In a single window of the Papaver somniferum cultivar HN1 unplaced genomic scaffold, ASM357369v1 unplaced-scaffold_57, whole genome shotgun sequence genome:
- the LOC113343208 gene encoding signal recognition particle subunit SRP68-like isoform X1, producing MAEEIETVSMEIDDKKTDQINPKFSINDATWITPWRLHSLSEILYNKRAITKSTVTEVRYLHVLLCTAERAWSHAMEKRQLPNGPVPCQCIYLIGRLRKAVKWASLFAQLCAVKGDSRTSLEAEAYASFMKGTLLFELEQNWETALMSFKSARAVYEQLGKYGDIENQVLCRERVLELDPNINYCSIKAGKSNIKTSELADMGQMEGPALDLFKAKLEAVMDEARSQQAASMTEFNWLGHRFPVANAKTRVSILKAQELEKDLHGSATVPAEKKVVMYDKIFAAYHEARSCIRKDLVNAGDTENVKDDLSGLDKAVSAVLGQRTIERNQLLVSIAKSKFARNRDDKVEKATKPEGLVRLFDLLIQNTSDLSDLVTSRRDSTPEEVAFAEKFALKNQVFRAERCFYLAKSYSLAGKRAEAYVLYSRARSLAESTLLKLKAMSSFDKDMIQDLEVLYNNSRSNICIEHAAGIMEEEKAPEKITKGVSSISLTESGNKAGIFLLEKLDVYESSVADPNTKGVPHIEPFPPAFQAVPRNPIVLDIVFNSIEFPSLESRMKKEKKGLISRFWG from the exons ATGGCCGAGGAAATTGAAACAGTCTCAATGGAAATCGATGACAAAAAAACAGATCAGATCAACCCTAAATTCTCAATTAATG ATGCAACATGGATTACGCCATGGAGATTACACTCGTTATCG GAGATACTGTACAACAAGAGGGCTATAACTAAGTCTACTGTTACTGAAGTTAG GTACCTCCATGTACTTCTGTGTACAGCAGAAAGGGCTTGGAGTCATGCCATGGAGAAAAGGCAGTTGCCAAATGGGCCTGTTCCATGCCAATGTATCTATTTGATTGGTCGATTGAGAAAGGCAGTCAAGTGGGCCTCACTTTTTGCGCAGTTGTGTGCCGTCAAAGGAGATTCCAGGACATCACTAGAAGCTGAG GCCTATGCTTCTTTTATGAAGGGTACTCTTCTCTTTGAGCTCGAACAGAATTGGGAAACAGCATTGATGAGTTTCAAGAGTGCCAG GGCTGTTTATGAGCAACTTGGCAAGTACGGTGACATAGAAAACCAAGTCTTATGCCGTGAGCGTGTTCTAGAGCTGGATCCCAACATCAATTATTGCTCAATCAAAGCTGGTAAATCAAACATAAAGACTTCTGAACTCGCAGATATGGGCCAGATGGAAGGACCTGCGTTGGACCTCTTCAAAGCTAAGCTCGAG GCCGTTATGGATGAGGCTAGGTCCCAACAGGCAGCATCCATGACAGAGTTTAATTGGCTTGGTCACCGGTTTCCAGTTGCAAATGCCAAGACTCGGGTCTCGATTTTGAAAG CCCAGGAGCTGGAGAAAGATTTGCATGGTTCTGCAACAGTGCCTGCTGAGAAAAAAGTAGTCATGTATGACAAAATTTTTGCTGCATATCATGAAGCTAGGAGCTGCATACGCAAGGACTTG GTTAATGCTGGTGATACAGAGAATGTAAAAGACGATTTAAGTGGCTTAGATAAAGCTGTTTCTGCTGTCTTAGGACAACGAACGATAGAGCGAAATCAATTGCTGGTTAGCATTGCAAAAAGCAAATTTGCAAGAAATCGTGATGACAAGGTTGAAAAAGCCACAAAGCCTGAGGGACTTGTTCGCTTATTCGATCTTTTAATACAG AATACTAGTGATCTGTCTGACTTAGTAACCTCTAGAAGAGATAGCACTCCAGAAGAAGTGGCATTTGCTGAAAAATTTGCACTAAAAAATCAGGTGTTTCGGGCAGAgag GTGCTTCTACTTGGCAAAGTCTTATAGCTTGGCTGGAAAGAGGGCAGAAGCATATGTTTTGTACAGCCGTGCTCGATCCCTTGCTGAAAGCACCCTCCTGAAACTTAAAGCTATGAGTAGCTTCGATAAG GACATGATCCAAGATCTGGAAGTATTGTACAACAACAGCAGATCGAACATTTGCATAGAGCACGCTGCTGGAATCATGGAGGAGGAGAAGGCTCCAGAGAAAATCACAAAAGGAGTCTCTAGCATATCGCTGACTGAAAGTGGCAACAAG GCTGGGATATTCCTTCTAGAGAAGCTTGATGTTTACGAATCATCAGTTGCTGATCCTAACACCAAAGGAGTTCCACATATCGAACCCTTCCCTCCAGCTTTCCAGGCAGTTCCTCGGAATCCAATTGTCCTGGATATCGTGTTTAACTCCATCGAGTTCCCATCTCTTGAGAGCAggatgaagaaggaaaagaagggTCTCATCAGTAGGTTTTGGGGATGA
- the LOC113343208 gene encoding signal recognition particle subunit SRP68-like isoform X3: MAEEIETVSMEIDDKKTDQINPKFSINVLQLLKSAQMQHGLRHGDYTRYRYVQSWNLSEILYNKRAITKSTVTEVRYLHVLLCTAERAWSHAMEKRQLPNGPVPCQCIYLIGRLRKAVKWASLFAQLCAVKGDSRTSLEAEAYASFMKGTLLFELEQNWETALMSFKSARAVYEQLGKYGDIENQVLCRERVLELDPNINYCSIKAGKSNIKTSELADMGQMEGPALDLFKAKLEAVMDEARSQQAASMTEFNWLGHRFPVANAKTRVSILKAQELEKDLHGSATVPAEKKVVMYDKIFAAYHEARSCIRKDLVNAGDTENVKDDLSGLDKAVSAVLGQRTIERNQLLVSIAKSKFARNRDDKVEKATKPEGLVRLFDLLIQNTSDLSDLVTSRRDSTPEEVAFAEKFALKNQVFRAERCFYLAKSYSLAGKRAEAYVLYSRARSLAESTLLKLKAMSSFDKDMIQDLEVLYNNSRSNICIEHAAGIMEEEKAPEKITKGVSSISLTESGNKAGIFLLEKLDVYESSVADPNTKGVPHIEPFPPAFQAVPRNPIVLDIVFNSIEFPSLESRMKKEKKGLISRFWG; the protein is encoded by the exons ATGGCCGAGGAAATTGAAACAGTCTCAATGGAAATCGATGACAAAAAAACAGATCAGATCAACCCTAAATTCTCAATTAATG TACTGCAACTATTAAAATCTGCTCAGATGCAACATGGATTACGCCATGGAGATTACACTCGTTATCGGTATGTTCAATCTTGGAATTTGAGT GAGATACTGTACAACAAGAGGGCTATAACTAAGTCTACTGTTACTGAAGTTAG GTACCTCCATGTACTTCTGTGTACAGCAGAAAGGGCTTGGAGTCATGCCATGGAGAAAAGGCAGTTGCCAAATGGGCCTGTTCCATGCCAATGTATCTATTTGATTGGTCGATTGAGAAAGGCAGTCAAGTGGGCCTCACTTTTTGCGCAGTTGTGTGCCGTCAAAGGAGATTCCAGGACATCACTAGAAGCTGAG GCCTATGCTTCTTTTATGAAGGGTACTCTTCTCTTTGAGCTCGAACAGAATTGGGAAACAGCATTGATGAGTTTCAAGAGTGCCAG GGCTGTTTATGAGCAACTTGGCAAGTACGGTGACATAGAAAACCAAGTCTTATGCCGTGAGCGTGTTCTAGAGCTGGATCCCAACATCAATTATTGCTCAATCAAAGCTGGTAAATCAAACATAAAGACTTCTGAACTCGCAGATATGGGCCAGATGGAAGGACCTGCGTTGGACCTCTTCAAAGCTAAGCTCGAG GCCGTTATGGATGAGGCTAGGTCCCAACAGGCAGCATCCATGACAGAGTTTAATTGGCTTGGTCACCGGTTTCCAGTTGCAAATGCCAAGACTCGGGTCTCGATTTTGAAAG CCCAGGAGCTGGAGAAAGATTTGCATGGTTCTGCAACAGTGCCTGCTGAGAAAAAAGTAGTCATGTATGACAAAATTTTTGCTGCATATCATGAAGCTAGGAGCTGCATACGCAAGGACTTG GTTAATGCTGGTGATACAGAGAATGTAAAAGACGATTTAAGTGGCTTAGATAAAGCTGTTTCTGCTGTCTTAGGACAACGAACGATAGAGCGAAATCAATTGCTGGTTAGCATTGCAAAAAGCAAATTTGCAAGAAATCGTGATGACAAGGTTGAAAAAGCCACAAAGCCTGAGGGACTTGTTCGCTTATTCGATCTTTTAATACAG AATACTAGTGATCTGTCTGACTTAGTAACCTCTAGAAGAGATAGCACTCCAGAAGAAGTGGCATTTGCTGAAAAATTTGCACTAAAAAATCAGGTGTTTCGGGCAGAgag GTGCTTCTACTTGGCAAAGTCTTATAGCTTGGCTGGAAAGAGGGCAGAAGCATATGTTTTGTACAGCCGTGCTCGATCCCTTGCTGAAAGCACCCTCCTGAAACTTAAAGCTATGAGTAGCTTCGATAAG GACATGATCCAAGATCTGGAAGTATTGTACAACAACAGCAGATCGAACATTTGCATAGAGCACGCTGCTGGAATCATGGAGGAGGAGAAGGCTCCAGAGAAAATCACAAAAGGAGTCTCTAGCATATCGCTGACTGAAAGTGGCAACAAG GCTGGGATATTCCTTCTAGAGAAGCTTGATGTTTACGAATCATCAGTTGCTGATCCTAACACCAAAGGAGTTCCACATATCGAACCCTTCCCTCCAGCTTTCCAGGCAGTTCCTCGGAATCCAATTGTCCTGGATATCGTGTTTAACTCCATCGAGTTCCCATCTCTTGAGAGCAggatgaagaaggaaaagaagggTCTCATCAGTAGGTTTTGGGGATGA
- the LOC113343208 gene encoding signal recognition particle subunit SRP68-like isoform X2, with protein MEKRQLPNGPVPCQCIYLIGRLRKAVKWASLFAQLCAVKGDSRTSLEAEAYASFMKGTLLFELEQNWETALMSFKSARAVYEQLGKYGDIENQVLCRERVLELDPNINYCSIKAGKSNIKTSELADMGQMEGPALDLFKAKLEAVMDEARSQQAASMTEFNWLGHRFPVANAKTRVSILKAQELEKDLHGSATVPAEKKVVMYDKIFAAYHEARSCIRKDLVNAGDTENVKDDLSGLDKAVSAVLGQRTIERNQLLVSIAKSKFARNRDDKVEKATKPEGLVRLFDLLIQNTSDLSDLVTSRRDSTPEEVAFAEKFALKNQVFRAERCFYLAKSYSLAGKRAEAYVLYSRARSLAESTLLKLKAMSSFDKDMIQDLEVLYNNSRSNICIEHAAGIMEEEKAPEKITKGVSSISLTESGNKAGIFLLEKLDVYESSVADPNTKGVPHIEPFPPAFQAVPRNPIVLDIVFNSIEFPSLESRMKKEKKGLISRFWG; from the exons ATGGAGAAAAGGCAGTTGCCAAATGGGCCTGTTCCATGCCAATGTATCTATTTGATTGGTCGATTGAGAAAGGCAGTCAAGTGGGCCTCACTTTTTGCGCAGTTGTGTGCCGTCAAAGGAGATTCCAGGACATCACTAGAAGCTGAG GCCTATGCTTCTTTTATGAAGGGTACTCTTCTCTTTGAGCTCGAACAGAATTGGGAAACAGCATTGATGAGTTTCAAGAGTGCCAG GGCTGTTTATGAGCAACTTGGCAAGTACGGTGACATAGAAAACCAAGTCTTATGCCGTGAGCGTGTTCTAGAGCTGGATCCCAACATCAATTATTGCTCAATCAAAGCTGGTAAATCAAACATAAAGACTTCTGAACTCGCAGATATGGGCCAGATGGAAGGACCTGCGTTGGACCTCTTCAAAGCTAAGCTCGAG GCCGTTATGGATGAGGCTAGGTCCCAACAGGCAGCATCCATGACAGAGTTTAATTGGCTTGGTCACCGGTTTCCAGTTGCAAATGCCAAGACTCGGGTCTCGATTTTGAAAG CCCAGGAGCTGGAGAAAGATTTGCATGGTTCTGCAACAGTGCCTGCTGAGAAAAAAGTAGTCATGTATGACAAAATTTTTGCTGCATATCATGAAGCTAGGAGCTGCATACGCAAGGACTTG GTTAATGCTGGTGATACAGAGAATGTAAAAGACGATTTAAGTGGCTTAGATAAAGCTGTTTCTGCTGTCTTAGGACAACGAACGATAGAGCGAAATCAATTGCTGGTTAGCATTGCAAAAAGCAAATTTGCAAGAAATCGTGATGACAAGGTTGAAAAAGCCACAAAGCCTGAGGGACTTGTTCGCTTATTCGATCTTTTAATACAG AATACTAGTGATCTGTCTGACTTAGTAACCTCTAGAAGAGATAGCACTCCAGAAGAAGTGGCATTTGCTGAAAAATTTGCACTAAAAAATCAGGTGTTTCGGGCAGAgag GTGCTTCTACTTGGCAAAGTCTTATAGCTTGGCTGGAAAGAGGGCAGAAGCATATGTTTTGTACAGCCGTGCTCGATCCCTTGCTGAAAGCACCCTCCTGAAACTTAAAGCTATGAGTAGCTTCGATAAG GACATGATCCAAGATCTGGAAGTATTGTACAACAACAGCAGATCGAACATTTGCATAGAGCACGCTGCTGGAATCATGGAGGAGGAGAAGGCTCCAGAGAAAATCACAAAAGGAGTCTCTAGCATATCGCTGACTGAAAGTGGCAACAAG GCTGGGATATTCCTTCTAGAGAAGCTTGATGTTTACGAATCATCAGTTGCTGATCCTAACACCAAAGGAGTTCCACATATCGAACCCTTCCCTCCAGCTTTCCAGGCAGTTCCTCGGAATCCAATTGTCCTGGATATCGTGTTTAACTCCATCGAGTTCCCATCTCTTGAGAGCAggatgaagaaggaaaagaagggTCTCATCAGTAGGTTTTGGGGATGA